A window of the Salvelinus alpinus chromosome 3, SLU_Salpinus.1, whole genome shotgun sequence genome harbors these coding sequences:
- the LOC139571339 gene encoding rho GTPase-activating protein 17-like isoform X1: MKKQFNRMKQLANQTVGRAEKTEVLSDDLLQIERRMEMVRVVSHNTHKRMVTCLQGHIGTDAEKRHKKLPLTALSQAMVDGGSQLGEESLIGKMMEVCGEAENRLASELLQHEVQIEKDMLDPLNQLAEVDIPNILKQRKQLARLVLDYDSARARWLQATKSIISGTNTQALTAKADLLKEEVDEAMNKMELCKDQLAADMYNFFSKEGDYACYYVMLLEAQADYHRKSLIVLESVLPTIQAQQDSWTEKPAFGTGLEEHLKRSSREIALPLEACIMMLLETGMKEEGLFRIAAGTSKLKKLKAALDCSTSQLEEFYSDPHAVAGALKSYLRELPEPLMSFQLYDEWIQASSVPEPDKRLQALWVVCDQLPKNNKANLRYLVKFLSKLAQDSEVNKMTPSNIAIVLGPNLLWAKTEGTLAEMAAATSVHVVTIIEPIIQHADWFFPEDVEFNVSGMFAMPTPPSNHINHSMEYDCSTIERKRPGSMVGPENDTLRKDSSANKLSDHNTIPRRGSNTLGRKQHVSPAFLPPLPPVESPGPGQVMGCVAELQAPPEGMALEGCQPSLALGMAALVAAQQLLATTTDGLSNPKRDPTSTQTLHQRNGSGGGNPGTASPAGGGGAGGQLGVVGPGAGSMGPSPHMMRRGTKKPAPAPPKLPNPPSGQPSNLTNYNPSSGQFLNPSPRPLSSSSHSPTSPTLPTSQPSSTPRRHSNNQPSIQAPNHPPPQPPTPSQVSPPSQPRALSHPTGDNPGAEYSPTDTPTPPDTPPPSTVPQDIPSAHPASTLPFQSGSLPRPRPVPKPRNRPNIPPPPQPPTQGNDTNGICSTAYKIMDPALSLKGLTRAFVPEFAVDQQPVTAPSMAPMTSVPQPKDSDLDTESTIL; the protein is encoded by the exons ATTGAGCGGCGCATGGAGATGGTACGTGTGGTCTCCCACAACACGCACAAGAGGATGGTCACCTGTCTGCAGGGCCACATTGGCACCGACGCAGAGAAGAGACAT AAAAAGCTTCCTCTGACAGCGCTGTCTCAAGCCATGGTGGACGGAGGCAGTCAGCTGGGAGAGGAGTCTCTGATTGG GAAGATGATGGAGGTGTGTGGGGAGGCAGAGAACAGGCTGGCGTCAGAGCTGCTGCAGCATGAGGTTCAGATAGAGAAAGACATGCTAGACCCCCTCAACCAGCTAGCAGAG GTGGACATTCCCAACATCCTGAAACAGAGGAAGCAGCTAGCCAGGCTAGTTCTTGACTATGATTCTGCCAGAGCGAG GTGGTTGCAGGCAACCAAGTCGATAATCTCAGGAACAAACACTCAAGCACTGACGGCCAAGGCAGACCTGCTCAAAGAGGAGGTGGATGAAGCTATGAATAAAATGGAACTGTGCAAG gaTCAACTGGCTGCAGACATGTACAATTTCTTCTCAAAGGAAGGGGACTATGCCTGCTACTACGTAATG CTCTTAGAGGCACAAGCTGATTACCATAGAAAGTCTCTGATTGTCCTCGAGAGTGTCCTGCCAACCATACAAGCACAGCAAG ACTCGTGGACAGAGAAGCCAGCGTTTGGGACGGGGCTGGAGGAGCATCTGAAGAGGAGCAGCAGAGAGATCGCTCTGCCCTTAGAGGCCTGCATCATGATGCTGCTGGAGACTGGCATGAaggaggag GGCCTCTTCAGGATCGCAGCAGGGACCTCAAAACTGAAGAAGCTCAAGGCTGCTCTGGACTGTTCCACCTCACAGCTGGAGGAGTTCTACTCGGACCCCCACGCTGTCGCTG GAGCCCTGAAGTCTTACCTGAGAGAACTACCTGAACCTCTGATGAGCTTCCAGCTTTACGACGAGTGGATTCAGGCGTCTAG TGTTCCAGAGCCAGACAAGCGACTGCAGGCCCTCTGGGTTGTGTGTGATCAATTACCAAAGAACAACAAAGCCAACCTAAG GTATCTGGTGAAGTTCCTGTCCAAGCTGGCTCAGGACAGTGAGGTCAACAAGATGACCCCTAGCAACATCGCTATTGTACTGGGACCAAACCTGCTGTGGGCCAAAACAGAGGg CACTCTAGCTGAGATGGCTGCTGCTACCTCTGTTCACGTGGTGACCATCATAGAACCCATCATACAACACGCTGACTGGTTCTTCCCTGAGG ATGTGGAGTTTAATGTATCAGGGATGTTTGCCATGCCCACCCCTCCTTCCAACCACATCAACCACTCTATGGAGTACGACTGTTCCACCATCGAGAGGAAGAGGCCTGGTAGCATGGTGGGGCCAGAGAACGATACCCTTCGCAAGGACAG ttctgctAACAAACTGTCGGACCATAACACCATCCCCCGTAGAGGCAGCAACACGTTAGGTAGAAAGCAGCATGTTTCACCCGCCTTCCTGCCCCCCTTACCCCCGGTGGAGTCCCCAGGGCCTGGGCAGGTCATGGGGTGTGTGGCCGAGCTCCAGGCCCCGCCGGAGGGCATGGCGTTGGAGGGCTGCCAGCCTAGCCTGGCACTGGGTATGGCTGCCCTGGTGGCAGCGCAGCAGCTTCTAGCTACTACCACGGACGGTCTCAG CAACCCAAAGCGTGACCCCACCTCCACCCAGACCCTCCATCAGAGGAACGGTTCAGGAGGGGGCAACCCGGGCACAGCCAGCCCAGCAGGAGGAGGTGGAGCAGGGGGACAGCTGGGAGTGGTAGGCCCTGGGGCCGGATCCATGGGGCCCAGTCCACACATGATGCGCAGAG GTACAAAGAAGCCAGCCCCTGCCCCTCCCAAGCTGCCCAACCCCCCTTCAGGCCAGCCCAGTAACCTCACCAACTACAACCCCTCCTCGGGCCAGTTCCTCAACCCCTCCCCCAGACCCCTCTCTTCCTCAAGCCACTCCCCTACCTCCCCCACCCTGCCCAcatcccagccctcctccaccccccgcCGCCACTCCAACAACCAGCCCTCCATCCAGGCCCCCAACCACCCACCCCCACAGCCCCCCACACCCTCACAGGTCAGCCCCCCGTCCCAACCCAGGGCCCTCAGCCATCCCACAGGAGACAACCCGGGGGCGGAATATTCTCCAACAGACACCCCCACCCCGCCTGACACACCTCCACCCTCCACCGTCCCCCAGGACATACCCAGTGCCCATCCTGCCTCCACCTTGCCCTTCCAGTCAGGCTCCCTCCCCCGACCACGCCCCGTCCCCAAACCCAGAAACAGGCCCAACATTCCTCCGCCACCTCAGCCCCCCACACAGGGAAATGATACCAACGGGATCTGCAGCACCGCCTACAAAATCATGG ACCCAGCGCTGTCTCTCAAAGGGTTGACCCGAGCCTTCGTCCCTGAGTTTGCTGTGGACCAGCAGCCAGTGACCGCCCCCTCCATGGCCCCCATGACATCCGTGCCTCAGCCCAAAGACTCAGACCTGGACACAGAGAGTACCATCCTATAA
- the LOC139571339 gene encoding rho GTPase-activating protein 17-like isoform X2, producing the protein MKKQFNRMKQLANQTVGRAEKTEVLSDDLLQIERRMEMVRVVSHNTHKRMVTCLQGHIGTDAEKRHKKLPLTALSQAMVDGGSQLGEESLIGKMMEVCGEAENRLASELLQHEVQIEKDMLDPLNQLAEVDIPNILKQRKQLARLVLDYDSARARWLQATKSIISGTNTQALTAKADLLKEEVDEAMNKMELCKDQLAADMYNFFSKEGDYACYYVMLLEAQADYHRKSLIVLESVLPTIQAQQDSWTEKPAFGTGLEEHLKRSSREIALPLEACIMMLLETGMKEEGLFRIAAGTSKLKKLKAALDCSTSQLEEFYSDPHAVAGALKSYLRELPEPLMSFQLYDEWIQASSVPEPDKRLQALWVVCDQLPKNNKANLRYLVKFLSKLAQDSEVNKMTPSNIAIVLGPNLLWAKTEGTLAEMAAATSVHVVTIIEPIIQHADWFFPEDVEFNVSGMFAMPTPPSNHINHSMEYDCSTIERKRPGSMVGPENDTLRKDSSANKLSDHNTIPRRGSNTLGRKQHVSPAFLPPLPPVESPGPGQVMGCVAELQAPPEGMALEGCQPSLALGMAALVAAQQLLATTTDGLSNPKRDPTSTQTLHQRNGSGGGNPGTASPAGGGGAGGQLGVVGPGAGSMGPSPHMMRRGTKKPAPAPPKLPNPPSGQPSNLTNYNPSSGQFLNPSPRPLSSSSHSPTSPTLPTSQPSSTPRRHSNNQPSIQAPNHPPPQPPTPSQVSPPSQPRALSHPTGDNPGAEYSPTDTPTPPDTPPPSTVPQDIPSAHPASTLPFQSGSLPRPRPVPKPRNRPNIPPPPQPPTQGNDTNGICSTAYKIMVLCPQVKEHL; encoded by the exons ATTGAGCGGCGCATGGAGATGGTACGTGTGGTCTCCCACAACACGCACAAGAGGATGGTCACCTGTCTGCAGGGCCACATTGGCACCGACGCAGAGAAGAGACAT AAAAAGCTTCCTCTGACAGCGCTGTCTCAAGCCATGGTGGACGGAGGCAGTCAGCTGGGAGAGGAGTCTCTGATTGG GAAGATGATGGAGGTGTGTGGGGAGGCAGAGAACAGGCTGGCGTCAGAGCTGCTGCAGCATGAGGTTCAGATAGAGAAAGACATGCTAGACCCCCTCAACCAGCTAGCAGAG GTGGACATTCCCAACATCCTGAAACAGAGGAAGCAGCTAGCCAGGCTAGTTCTTGACTATGATTCTGCCAGAGCGAG GTGGTTGCAGGCAACCAAGTCGATAATCTCAGGAACAAACACTCAAGCACTGACGGCCAAGGCAGACCTGCTCAAAGAGGAGGTGGATGAAGCTATGAATAAAATGGAACTGTGCAAG gaTCAACTGGCTGCAGACATGTACAATTTCTTCTCAAAGGAAGGGGACTATGCCTGCTACTACGTAATG CTCTTAGAGGCACAAGCTGATTACCATAGAAAGTCTCTGATTGTCCTCGAGAGTGTCCTGCCAACCATACAAGCACAGCAAG ACTCGTGGACAGAGAAGCCAGCGTTTGGGACGGGGCTGGAGGAGCATCTGAAGAGGAGCAGCAGAGAGATCGCTCTGCCCTTAGAGGCCTGCATCATGATGCTGCTGGAGACTGGCATGAaggaggag GGCCTCTTCAGGATCGCAGCAGGGACCTCAAAACTGAAGAAGCTCAAGGCTGCTCTGGACTGTTCCACCTCACAGCTGGAGGAGTTCTACTCGGACCCCCACGCTGTCGCTG GAGCCCTGAAGTCTTACCTGAGAGAACTACCTGAACCTCTGATGAGCTTCCAGCTTTACGACGAGTGGATTCAGGCGTCTAG TGTTCCAGAGCCAGACAAGCGACTGCAGGCCCTCTGGGTTGTGTGTGATCAATTACCAAAGAACAACAAAGCCAACCTAAG GTATCTGGTGAAGTTCCTGTCCAAGCTGGCTCAGGACAGTGAGGTCAACAAGATGACCCCTAGCAACATCGCTATTGTACTGGGACCAAACCTGCTGTGGGCCAAAACAGAGGg CACTCTAGCTGAGATGGCTGCTGCTACCTCTGTTCACGTGGTGACCATCATAGAACCCATCATACAACACGCTGACTGGTTCTTCCCTGAGG ATGTGGAGTTTAATGTATCAGGGATGTTTGCCATGCCCACCCCTCCTTCCAACCACATCAACCACTCTATGGAGTACGACTGTTCCACCATCGAGAGGAAGAGGCCTGGTAGCATGGTGGGGCCAGAGAACGATACCCTTCGCAAGGACAG ttctgctAACAAACTGTCGGACCATAACACCATCCCCCGTAGAGGCAGCAACACGTTAGGTAGAAAGCAGCATGTTTCACCCGCCTTCCTGCCCCCCTTACCCCCGGTGGAGTCCCCAGGGCCTGGGCAGGTCATGGGGTGTGTGGCCGAGCTCCAGGCCCCGCCGGAGGGCATGGCGTTGGAGGGCTGCCAGCCTAGCCTGGCACTGGGTATGGCTGCCCTGGTGGCAGCGCAGCAGCTTCTAGCTACTACCACGGACGGTCTCAG CAACCCAAAGCGTGACCCCACCTCCACCCAGACCCTCCATCAGAGGAACGGTTCAGGAGGGGGCAACCCGGGCACAGCCAGCCCAGCAGGAGGAGGTGGAGCAGGGGGACAGCTGGGAGTGGTAGGCCCTGGGGCCGGATCCATGGGGCCCAGTCCACACATGATGCGCAGAG GTACAAAGAAGCCAGCCCCTGCCCCTCCCAAGCTGCCCAACCCCCCTTCAGGCCAGCCCAGTAACCTCACCAACTACAACCCCTCCTCGGGCCAGTTCCTCAACCCCTCCCCCAGACCCCTCTCTTCCTCAAGCCACTCCCCTACCTCCCCCACCCTGCCCAcatcccagccctcctccaccccccgcCGCCACTCCAACAACCAGCCCTCCATCCAGGCCCCCAACCACCCACCCCCACAGCCCCCCACACCCTCACAGGTCAGCCCCCCGTCCCAACCCAGGGCCCTCAGCCATCCCACAGGAGACAACCCGGGGGCGGAATATTCTCCAACAGACACCCCCACCCCGCCTGACACACCTCCACCCTCCACCGTCCCCCAGGACATACCCAGTGCCCATCCTGCCTCCACCTTGCCCTTCCAGTCAGGCTCCCTCCCCCGACCACGCCCCGTCCCCAAACCCAGAAACAGGCCCAACATTCCTCCGCCACCTCAGCCCCCCACACAGGGAAATGATACCAACGGGATCTGCAGCACCGCCTACAAAATCATGG TCCTGTGTCCACAGGTTAAGGAGCATTTATGA
- the LOC139571339 gene encoding rho GTPase-activating protein 17-like isoform X4 has translation MKKQFNRMKQLANQTVGRAEKTEVLSDDLLQIERRMEMVRVVSHNTHKRMVTCLQGHIGTDAEKRHKKLPLTALSQAMVDGGSQLGEESLIGKMMEVCGEAENRLASELLQHEVQIEKDMLDPLNQLAEVDIPNILKQRKQLARLVLDYDSARARWLQATKSIISGTNTQALTAKADLLKEEVDEAMNKMELCKDQLAADMYNFFSKEGDYACYYVMLLEAQADYHRKSLIVLESVLPTIQAQQDSWTEKPAFGTGLEEHLKRSSREIALPLEACIMMLLETGMKEEGLFRIAAGTSKLKKLKAALDCSTSQLEEFYSDPHAVAGALKSYLRELPEPLMSFQLYDEWIQASSVPEPDKRLQALWVVCDQLPKNNKANLRYLVKFLSKLAQDSEVNKMTPSNIAIVLGPNLLWAKTEGTLAEMAAATSVHVVTIIEPIIQHADWFFPEDVEFNVSGMFAMPTPPSNHINHSMEYDCSTIERKRPGSMVGPENDTLRKDSNPKRDPTSTQTLHQRNGSGGGNPGTASPAGGGGAGGQLGVVGPGAGSMGPSPHMMRRGTKKPAPAPPKLPNPPSGQPSNLTNYNPSSGQFLNPSPRPLSSSSHSPTSPTLPTSQPSSTPRRHSNNQPSIQAPNHPPPQPPTPSQVSPPSQPRALSHPTGDNPGAEYSPTDTPTPPDTPPPSTVPQDIPSAHPASTLPFQSGSLPRPRPVPKPRNRPNIPPPPQPPTQGNDTNGICSTAYKIMDPALSLKGLTRAFVPEFAVDQQPVTAPSMAPMTSVPQPKDSDLDTESTIL, from the exons ATTGAGCGGCGCATGGAGATGGTACGTGTGGTCTCCCACAACACGCACAAGAGGATGGTCACCTGTCTGCAGGGCCACATTGGCACCGACGCAGAGAAGAGACAT AAAAAGCTTCCTCTGACAGCGCTGTCTCAAGCCATGGTGGACGGAGGCAGTCAGCTGGGAGAGGAGTCTCTGATTGG GAAGATGATGGAGGTGTGTGGGGAGGCAGAGAACAGGCTGGCGTCAGAGCTGCTGCAGCATGAGGTTCAGATAGAGAAAGACATGCTAGACCCCCTCAACCAGCTAGCAGAG GTGGACATTCCCAACATCCTGAAACAGAGGAAGCAGCTAGCCAGGCTAGTTCTTGACTATGATTCTGCCAGAGCGAG GTGGTTGCAGGCAACCAAGTCGATAATCTCAGGAACAAACACTCAAGCACTGACGGCCAAGGCAGACCTGCTCAAAGAGGAGGTGGATGAAGCTATGAATAAAATGGAACTGTGCAAG gaTCAACTGGCTGCAGACATGTACAATTTCTTCTCAAAGGAAGGGGACTATGCCTGCTACTACGTAATG CTCTTAGAGGCACAAGCTGATTACCATAGAAAGTCTCTGATTGTCCTCGAGAGTGTCCTGCCAACCATACAAGCACAGCAAG ACTCGTGGACAGAGAAGCCAGCGTTTGGGACGGGGCTGGAGGAGCATCTGAAGAGGAGCAGCAGAGAGATCGCTCTGCCCTTAGAGGCCTGCATCATGATGCTGCTGGAGACTGGCATGAaggaggag GGCCTCTTCAGGATCGCAGCAGGGACCTCAAAACTGAAGAAGCTCAAGGCTGCTCTGGACTGTTCCACCTCACAGCTGGAGGAGTTCTACTCGGACCCCCACGCTGTCGCTG GAGCCCTGAAGTCTTACCTGAGAGAACTACCTGAACCTCTGATGAGCTTCCAGCTTTACGACGAGTGGATTCAGGCGTCTAG TGTTCCAGAGCCAGACAAGCGACTGCAGGCCCTCTGGGTTGTGTGTGATCAATTACCAAAGAACAACAAAGCCAACCTAAG GTATCTGGTGAAGTTCCTGTCCAAGCTGGCTCAGGACAGTGAGGTCAACAAGATGACCCCTAGCAACATCGCTATTGTACTGGGACCAAACCTGCTGTGGGCCAAAACAGAGGg CACTCTAGCTGAGATGGCTGCTGCTACCTCTGTTCACGTGGTGACCATCATAGAACCCATCATACAACACGCTGACTGGTTCTTCCCTGAGG ATGTGGAGTTTAATGTATCAGGGATGTTTGCCATGCCCACCCCTCCTTCCAACCACATCAACCACTCTATGGAGTACGACTGTTCCACCATCGAGAGGAAGAGGCCTGGTAGCATGGTGGGGCCAGAGAACGATACCCTTCGCAAGGACAG CAACCCAAAGCGTGACCCCACCTCCACCCAGACCCTCCATCAGAGGAACGGTTCAGGAGGGGGCAACCCGGGCACAGCCAGCCCAGCAGGAGGAGGTGGAGCAGGGGGACAGCTGGGAGTGGTAGGCCCTGGGGCCGGATCCATGGGGCCCAGTCCACACATGATGCGCAGAG GTACAAAGAAGCCAGCCCCTGCCCCTCCCAAGCTGCCCAACCCCCCTTCAGGCCAGCCCAGTAACCTCACCAACTACAACCCCTCCTCGGGCCAGTTCCTCAACCCCTCCCCCAGACCCCTCTCTTCCTCAAGCCACTCCCCTACCTCCCCCACCCTGCCCAcatcccagccctcctccaccccccgcCGCCACTCCAACAACCAGCCCTCCATCCAGGCCCCCAACCACCCACCCCCACAGCCCCCCACACCCTCACAGGTCAGCCCCCCGTCCCAACCCAGGGCCCTCAGCCATCCCACAGGAGACAACCCGGGGGCGGAATATTCTCCAACAGACACCCCCACCCCGCCTGACACACCTCCACCCTCCACCGTCCCCCAGGACATACCCAGTGCCCATCCTGCCTCCACCTTGCCCTTCCAGTCAGGCTCCCTCCCCCGACCACGCCCCGTCCCCAAACCCAGAAACAGGCCCAACATTCCTCCGCCACCTCAGCCCCCCACACAGGGAAATGATACCAACGGGATCTGCAGCACCGCCTACAAAATCATGG ACCCAGCGCTGTCTCTCAAAGGGTTGACCCGAGCCTTCGTCCCTGAGTTTGCTGTGGACCAGCAGCCAGTGACCGCCCCCTCCATGGCCCCCATGACATCCGTGCCTCAGCCCAAAGACTCAGACCTGGACACAGAGAGTACCATCCTATAA
- the LOC139571339 gene encoding rho GTPase-activating protein 17-like isoform X3: MKKQFNRMKQLANQTVGRAEKTEVLSDDLLQIERRMEMVRVVSHNTHKRMVTCLQGHIGTDAEKRHKKLPLTALSQAMVDGGSQLGEESLIGKMMEVCGEAENRLASELLQHEVQIEKDMLDPLNQLAEVDIPNILKQRKQLARLVLDYDSARARWLQATKSIISGTNTQALTAKADLLKEEVDEAMNKMELCKDQLAADMYNFFSKEGDYACYYVMLLEAQADYHRKSLIVLESVLPTIQAQQDSWTEKPAFGTGLEEHLKRSSREIALPLEACIMMLLETGMKEEGLFRIAAGTSKLKKLKAALDCSTSQLEEFYSDPHAVAGALKSYLRELPEPLMSFQLYDEWIQASSVPEPDKRLQALWVVCDQLPKNNKANLRYLVKFLSKLAQDSEVNKMTPSNIAIVLGPNLLWAKTEGTLAEMAAATSVHVVTIIEPIIQHADWFFPEDVEFNVSGMFAMPTPPSNHINHSMEYDCSTIERKRPGSMVGPENDTLRKDSSANKLSDHNTIPRRGSNTLGRKQHVSPAFLPPLPPVESPGPGQVMGCVAELQAPPEGMALEGCQPSLALGMAALVAAQQLLATTTDGLSNPKRDPTSTQTLHQRNGSGGGNPGTASPAGGGGAGGQLGVVGPGAGSMGPSPHMMRRGTKKPAPAPPKLPNPPSGQPSNLTNYNPSSGQFLNPSPRPLSSSSHSPTSPTLPTSQPSSTPRRHSNNQPSIQAPNHPPPQPPTPSQVSPPSQPRALSHPTGDNPGAEYSPTDTPTPPDTPPPSTVPQDIPSAHPASTLPFQSGSLPRPRPVPKPRNRPNIPPPPQPPTQGNDTNGICSTAYKIMG; encoded by the exons ATTGAGCGGCGCATGGAGATGGTACGTGTGGTCTCCCACAACACGCACAAGAGGATGGTCACCTGTCTGCAGGGCCACATTGGCACCGACGCAGAGAAGAGACAT AAAAAGCTTCCTCTGACAGCGCTGTCTCAAGCCATGGTGGACGGAGGCAGTCAGCTGGGAGAGGAGTCTCTGATTGG GAAGATGATGGAGGTGTGTGGGGAGGCAGAGAACAGGCTGGCGTCAGAGCTGCTGCAGCATGAGGTTCAGATAGAGAAAGACATGCTAGACCCCCTCAACCAGCTAGCAGAG GTGGACATTCCCAACATCCTGAAACAGAGGAAGCAGCTAGCCAGGCTAGTTCTTGACTATGATTCTGCCAGAGCGAG GTGGTTGCAGGCAACCAAGTCGATAATCTCAGGAACAAACACTCAAGCACTGACGGCCAAGGCAGACCTGCTCAAAGAGGAGGTGGATGAAGCTATGAATAAAATGGAACTGTGCAAG gaTCAACTGGCTGCAGACATGTACAATTTCTTCTCAAAGGAAGGGGACTATGCCTGCTACTACGTAATG CTCTTAGAGGCACAAGCTGATTACCATAGAAAGTCTCTGATTGTCCTCGAGAGTGTCCTGCCAACCATACAAGCACAGCAAG ACTCGTGGACAGAGAAGCCAGCGTTTGGGACGGGGCTGGAGGAGCATCTGAAGAGGAGCAGCAGAGAGATCGCTCTGCCCTTAGAGGCCTGCATCATGATGCTGCTGGAGACTGGCATGAaggaggag GGCCTCTTCAGGATCGCAGCAGGGACCTCAAAACTGAAGAAGCTCAAGGCTGCTCTGGACTGTTCCACCTCACAGCTGGAGGAGTTCTACTCGGACCCCCACGCTGTCGCTG GAGCCCTGAAGTCTTACCTGAGAGAACTACCTGAACCTCTGATGAGCTTCCAGCTTTACGACGAGTGGATTCAGGCGTCTAG TGTTCCAGAGCCAGACAAGCGACTGCAGGCCCTCTGGGTTGTGTGTGATCAATTACCAAAGAACAACAAAGCCAACCTAAG GTATCTGGTGAAGTTCCTGTCCAAGCTGGCTCAGGACAGTGAGGTCAACAAGATGACCCCTAGCAACATCGCTATTGTACTGGGACCAAACCTGCTGTGGGCCAAAACAGAGGg CACTCTAGCTGAGATGGCTGCTGCTACCTCTGTTCACGTGGTGACCATCATAGAACCCATCATACAACACGCTGACTGGTTCTTCCCTGAGG ATGTGGAGTTTAATGTATCAGGGATGTTTGCCATGCCCACCCCTCCTTCCAACCACATCAACCACTCTATGGAGTACGACTGTTCCACCATCGAGAGGAAGAGGCCTGGTAGCATGGTGGGGCCAGAGAACGATACCCTTCGCAAGGACAG ttctgctAACAAACTGTCGGACCATAACACCATCCCCCGTAGAGGCAGCAACACGTTAGGTAGAAAGCAGCATGTTTCACCCGCCTTCCTGCCCCCCTTACCCCCGGTGGAGTCCCCAGGGCCTGGGCAGGTCATGGGGTGTGTGGCCGAGCTCCAGGCCCCGCCGGAGGGCATGGCGTTGGAGGGCTGCCAGCCTAGCCTGGCACTGGGTATGGCTGCCCTGGTGGCAGCGCAGCAGCTTCTAGCTACTACCACGGACGGTCTCAG CAACCCAAAGCGTGACCCCACCTCCACCCAGACCCTCCATCAGAGGAACGGTTCAGGAGGGGGCAACCCGGGCACAGCCAGCCCAGCAGGAGGAGGTGGAGCAGGGGGACAGCTGGGAGTGGTAGGCCCTGGGGCCGGATCCATGGGGCCCAGTCCACACATGATGCGCAGAG GTACAAAGAAGCCAGCCCCTGCCCCTCCCAAGCTGCCCAACCCCCCTTCAGGCCAGCCCAGTAACCTCACCAACTACAACCCCTCCTCGGGCCAGTTCCTCAACCCCTCCCCCAGACCCCTCTCTTCCTCAAGCCACTCCCCTACCTCCCCCACCCTGCCCAcatcccagccctcctccaccccccgcCGCCACTCCAACAACCAGCCCTCCATCCAGGCCCCCAACCACCCACCCCCACAGCCCCCCACACCCTCACAGGTCAGCCCCCCGTCCCAACCCAGGGCCCTCAGCCATCCCACAGGAGACAACCCGGGGGCGGAATATTCTCCAACAGACACCCCCACCCCGCCTGACACACCTCCACCCTCCACCGTCCCCCAGGACATACCCAGTGCCCATCCTGCCTCCACCTTGCCCTTCCAGTCAGGCTCCCTCCCCCGACCACGCCCCGTCCCCAAACCCAGAAACAGGCCCAACATTCCTCCGCCACCTCAGCCCCCCACACAGGGAAATGATACCAACGGGATCTGCAGCACCGCCTACAAAATCATGG GTTAA